The following are encoded together in the Adhaeribacter arboris genome:
- a CDS encoding 4Fe-4S binding protein — protein sequence MALNGKINTAVQYTDETDWLQKLTLSGFGLGLLLIFLSGFQSAGEKKFMFSGIVVGITALLVYFLRTYFKNQPGVKNNGIWLRASTSRGTIAWVIGIFLTGFYVTLYWWPDLMIGLIRSIDPLSFWLRGIAADRWFLYGTFYTLAVLIMGIRALLKYRHSPYQIIRTLSVMFFQLVLAYLIPYFLILLNQPEFYLSYFWPLKYDYLFPGTADYLIKTPGALGVFFLFWTAVISLIGVPVLTYFFGKRWYCSWVCGCGGLAETAGDPYRHLSDKSRAAWRWEVAIIYPILGFIVLTTLLLWLNSIMGGGLLGRLSNEFSQTYGFFIGSIFSGVIGVGFYPIMGSRVWCRFGCPMAAYLGILQKHFSRFRITTNGGQCISCGNCSTYCEMGIDVRWYAQQGQPIIRASCVGCGMCATVCPRGVLNLENGPREGRYQPTALISPESLRILS from the coding sequence ATGGCATTAAACGGTAAAATTAATACGGCGGTTCAGTATACGGACGAAACCGATTGGCTGCAAAAATTAACTTTAAGCGGATTTGGCCTGGGGCTGCTACTTATTTTTTTGAGCGGCTTTCAATCAGCGGGCGAGAAGAAATTTATGTTCTCCGGAATAGTAGTTGGCATTACTGCCTTACTTGTTTACTTTTTGCGGACTTACTTTAAAAACCAGCCGGGCGTAAAAAATAATGGCATTTGGCTCCGGGCTTCTACTAGTCGGGGAACCATTGCTTGGGTTATCGGGATATTTTTAACGGGCTTTTACGTAACTCTATACTGGTGGCCCGATTTAATGATTGGTCTTATCCGTAGTATCGACCCGCTGAGTTTTTGGTTGCGCGGAATTGCTGCCGACCGTTGGTTTTTATACGGCACCTTTTACACGCTGGCCGTCCTGATTATGGGAATTAGGGCTTTGTTAAAATACCGTCATAGCCCGTATCAAATTATCCGCACCTTATCCGTCATGTTTTTCCAGTTAGTTCTGGCTTACTTAATTCCTTACTTTTTAATTCTGTTGAACCAACCAGAATTTTATTTATCCTACTTCTGGCCTTTAAAATATGATTATTTGTTTCCGGGCACGGCAGATTACTTAATTAAAACGCCGGGTGCTTTAGGCGTATTCTTTCTTTTCTGGACTGCCGTAATCTCTTTAATTGGAGTACCGGTATTAACTTATTTTTTTGGAAAACGCTGGTATTGCAGTTGGGTATGCGGCTGCGGCGGACTGGCCGAAACGGCCGGGGATCCGTATCGGCATTTATCGGACAAATCCCGGGCTGCGTGGCGCTGGGAAGTAGCCATTATTTATCCTATTCTGGGTTTTATCGTCCTGACCACTTTACTGCTTTGGCTTAATTCCATAATGGGCGGCGGCTTGCTGGGTCGCCTTTCGAATGAATTTTCCCAAACCTACGGATTTTTTATAGGTTCTATTTTTTCGGGGGTAATTGGAGTAGGTTTTTACCCGATTATGGGTTCGCGGGTTTGGTGCCGGTTTGGTTGCCCTATGGCCGCGTATTTGGGTATCCTGCAAAAACATTTTTCCCGGTTTCGAATCACTACTAATGGAGGGCAGTGTATTTCTTGCGGTAATTGCTCTACCTACTGCGAAATGGGAATTGACGTAAGATGGTACGCGCAGCAAGGTCAACCTATCATCCGGGCTTCGTGCGTTGGCTGCGGCATGTGCGCTACCGTTTGCCCAAGAGGAGTTTTAAACCTCGAAAATGGCCCCCGGGAGGGGCGCTATCAACCTACCGCCCTCATTTCGCCGGAAAGTCTCCGGATTTTGAGTTAA